In Crinalium epipsammum PCC 9333, the following are encoded in one genomic region:
- the speA gene encoding biosynthetic arginine decarboxylase, with product MGVELSQAQFGVENFLDNSDEQVVETMGMNSTQSNKANSRQKKWAIEDSENQYRIQGWGEPYFSINAAGHITVSPKGDRGGSLDLFDLVNALRQRNLGLPLLIRFSDILEHRIERLNASFAKAITRYNYAGGYRGVFPVKCNQQRHLLEDLVRFGKPYQFGLEAGSKPELMIALAMLDTPGALLICNGYKDREYIETAMLAQRLGQTPMIVLEQIEEVQLVIDASRALGIQPFLGVRAKLSSKGIGRWGDSSGDRAKFGLTIPEIIRVVEQLKEANMLESLQLLHYHIGSQISSISVIKDAILEASKIFVELAQLGANMKYLDVGGGLGVDYDGSQTNFHASKNYNLQNYASDIIAEVKEACDERGIPVPTLISESGRAIASHQSVLIFDVLSTSDVPTDPPTPAKEEEHLIIRNLWETFNNINVQNYQEAFYDATQFKEEALSRFKLGYLRITERARAEQLYWACCKKILDIAREQEYVPDDLEDLEKIMASIYYVNMSVFQSAPDSWAIDQLFPIMPLHRLDEEATQRGILADLTCDSDGKIDQFIDLRDVKPVLELHDLKPGEPYYLGLFLGGAYQEIMGNLHNLFGDTNAVHIKLTPKGYQIEHVVKGDTMAEVVSYVQYDAEDLVESMRQRTEQALLEKRITIQEAQRLLQNYEHSLGRYTYLSP from the coding sequence TGGGGTAGAAAATTTTTTGGACAACAGTGATGAGCAAGTTGTTGAAACAATGGGAATGAATTCTACCCAAAGTAATAAAGCTAACTCACGTCAGAAAAAATGGGCGATCGAGGATAGCGAGAATCAATATCGGATTCAAGGTTGGGGTGAACCTTATTTCTCGATCAATGCTGCGGGTCATATCACTGTATCACCTAAAGGCGATCGCGGCGGTTCACTAGATTTATTTGATTTAGTTAACGCCTTGCGCCAGCGTAATCTAGGATTGCCTCTACTAATCCGCTTTTCAGATATTTTGGAACATCGCATTGAGCGGTTAAATGCTTCGTTTGCTAAAGCAATTACTCGTTATAACTATGCAGGTGGTTATCGGGGTGTATTCCCAGTTAAATGTAACCAACAGCGCCATCTGCTAGAAGATTTAGTAAGGTTTGGTAAACCCTATCAGTTTGGCTTAGAAGCTGGTTCAAAACCAGAATTAATGATTGCCTTGGCGATGCTAGATACCCCAGGCGCACTGTTGATCTGCAATGGTTATAAAGATCGGGAGTACATTGAAACGGCAATGTTAGCCCAACGTTTGGGGCAAACACCGATGATTGTACTAGAGCAGATTGAAGAAGTACAACTGGTCATTGATGCTAGCCGCGCCTTGGGAATTCAACCATTTTTGGGTGTTCGCGCCAAGCTGAGTAGCAAAGGAATTGGTCGTTGGGGAGACTCATCTGGCGATCGCGCTAAATTTGGTTTGACTATTCCTGAAATTATTCGGGTAGTCGAGCAGTTGAAAGAAGCTAATATGCTGGAATCTTTGCAACTGCTGCATTACCACATTGGCTCTCAAATCTCTTCTATTAGTGTGATTAAAGATGCCATTTTAGAAGCAAGCAAGATTTTTGTAGAATTGGCACAACTAGGTGCGAACATGAAATATCTTGATGTGGGTGGGGGACTAGGAGTAGATTACGACGGTTCGCAAACTAATTTCCACGCCTCAAAAAATTACAACTTGCAGAATTACGCCAGCGATATTATTGCTGAAGTCAAGGAAGCTTGCGATGAGCGGGGGATACCTGTACCGACTTTGATTAGTGAGAGTGGTCGGGCGATCGCTTCCCATCAATCAGTGCTAATTTTTGATGTACTTAGTACCAGTGATGTCCCTACTGACCCACCAACCCCAGCCAAAGAAGAAGAACACCTGATTATTCGCAATCTCTGGGAAACCTTTAATAACATCAACGTTCAAAACTATCAGGAAGCATTCTACGACGCGACTCAGTTTAAAGAAGAAGCCCTCAGCCGATTTAAACTAGGCTATCTTCGCATTACTGAGCGAGCCAGAGCAGAGCAATTATACTGGGCTTGTTGTAAGAAAATTCTGGATATTGCTAGAGAGCAGGAATATGTACCTGACGATTTGGAAGACCTAGAAAAAATCATGGCTTCCATTTACTACGTCAATATGTCAGTCTTTCAATCTGCGCCGGATAGTTGGGCAATTGACCAGCTTTTTCCGATTATGCCGCTTCACCGTTTAGATGAAGAAGCGACTCAGCGAGGTATCTTAGCAGATCTGACTTGCGACAGCGACGGCAAAATCGATCAGTTTATTGATTTGCGAGATGTCAAACCTGTGCTGGAATTGCACGATTTAAAACCAGGAGAACCTTATTATTTAGGTTTATTTCTGGGTGGTGCTTACCAAGAGATTATGGGTAATCTACATAATTTATTTGGTGATACCAATGCAGTGCATATCAAGCTGACACCCAAAGGCTACCAAATTGAGCACGTAGTTAAAGGTGACACTATGGCTGAAGTAGTCAGTTATGTTCAATATGATGCTGAAGATTTGGTAGAAAGTATGCGTCAGCGAACTGAACAAGCTTTGTTAGAAAAACGGATTACTATTCAGGAAGCACAGCGATTGCTACAAAATTATGAGCATAGCTTAGGACGTTATACTTACCTGTCACCGTAG
- a CDS encoding sugar phosphate nucleotidyltransferase — protein sequence MKAMILAAGKGTRVRPITYTIPKPLIPILQKPVMEFLLELLRQHGFDQVMVNVSHLANEIESYFRDGQRFGVEIAYSFEGRIEENGELVGEAVGSAGGMKRIQDFHPFFDDTFVVLCGDALIDLDLTAAVKWHKEKGAIATVVMKSVPKEEVPSYGVVVTDETGRIKAFQEKPKVEEALSTDINTGIYIFEPEILDYIPSGVEYDIGGQLFPKLVEMNAPFYGISMDFQWVDIGKVPDYWRAIRSVLAGEVKNVEIPGNQVAPGIYTGLNVAVNWDKVDITGPVYIGAMTRIEDGAKIVGPTMIGPNCWICSGATVDNSVIFEYSRLGPGVRLIDKLVFGRYCVDKTGATIDVQAAALDWLITDSRQVIPAEPTAARQAIADLLGTEGV from the coding sequence ATGAAAGCCATGATTCTGGCGGCTGGTAAGGGTACTCGTGTCCGTCCTATTACTTACACTATTCCTAAACCACTAATTCCTATCCTACAAAAGCCAGTAATGGAGTTTTTACTGGAACTGTTGCGTCAGCATGGTTTCGATCAGGTAATGGTCAATGTTAGTCACTTAGCCAACGAAATTGAAAGCTATTTTCGTGATGGACAGCGTTTTGGAGTAGAGATTGCTTATTCCTTTGAAGGTAGGATTGAAGAAAATGGCGAATTGGTAGGAGAAGCAGTTGGTTCTGCTGGTGGGATGAAGCGGATTCAGGATTTTCATCCGTTTTTTGATGATACTTTTGTGGTTTTGTGTGGCGATGCCTTGATTGATTTAGATCTCACAGCAGCAGTCAAATGGCATAAAGAAAAAGGTGCGATCGCTACAGTAGTAATGAAGTCCGTACCTAAAGAGGAAGTCCCCAGTTACGGCGTAGTTGTCACCGATGAAACAGGTAGAATTAAAGCTTTCCAAGAAAAGCCCAAAGTAGAAGAAGCTCTTAGTACTGATATTAATACTGGTATTTATATCTTTGAACCAGAAATATTAGATTATATTCCTTCTGGTGTCGAATATGACATTGGCGGTCAGTTATTCCCAAAATTAGTAGAAATGAATGCCCCGTTTTATGGCATTTCAATGGATTTCCAATGGGTAGATATTGGTAAAGTTCCCGACTACTGGCGTGCTATTCGGAGTGTGTTAGCGGGCGAAGTTAAGAATGTAGAAATTCCAGGGAATCAAGTCGCGCCTGGGATATACACAGGCTTGAATGTAGCTGTGAACTGGGACAAAGTTGATATTACTGGACCTGTTTATATTGGTGCCATGACCCGCATTGAAGATGGGGCAAAAATTGTTGGTCCTACAATGATTGGTCCTAATTGTTGGATTTGTAGCGGCGCTACTGTAGATAACAGTGTAATTTTTGAATACTCCCGTTTAGGACCAGGTGTGCGTTTAATAGATAAGTTAGTGTTTGGGCGTTACTGTGTAGATAAAACTGGTGCAACAATTGACGTACAAGCAGCAGCACTTGACTGGTTAATTACCGATTCACGCCAGGTTATCCCAGCAGAACCGACAGCAGCACGACAGGCGATCGCAGATTTATTAGGTACAGAGGGCGTTTAG
- a CDS encoding segregation/condensation protein A, whose amino-acid sequence MTAISEPETITSLKDLGISLLIELAQNGEIDPWDVQVIDVIDRYLSKLALATDKDHFRRDADLSESGQAFLWASMLVLLKADTLGQEELGDDIELTDGDELADNWTQRQLPANLERCLRRRASGQPPKRRPVTLQELIQQLQEMASAISEKTPRHRLKRPKNQSLAQATRAIAQLAHNENLTEIASELEQFLLCQWSELSQGEEWLNLDQLVAYWSGVKSTDAIEPTNAESTTSTHDRVGVFWALLLLSAQSKVELSQEEFYQEIKIRTFCADEEVNLESLYKA is encoded by the coding sequence ATGACGGCAATATCTGAGCCAGAAACAATAACATCTTTGAAGGATCTGGGAATTTCCTTGCTAATTGAGTTAGCTCAAAACGGGGAAATTGATCCTTGGGATGTTCAAGTGATTGATGTGATTGACCGTTACTTGAGTAAACTAGCACTGGCAACGGATAAAGATCATTTTCGCCGTGATGCCGATTTGTCCGAGTCTGGGCAAGCTTTTTTGTGGGCATCCATGCTGGTATTACTCAAAGCTGACACCTTGGGACAGGAAGAACTCGGTGATGATATAGAGCTAACAGACGGCGATGAATTAGCTGATAATTGGACACAAAGGCAATTGCCAGCTAATTTAGAACGCTGTCTGCGACGCAGAGCAAGTGGACAACCACCCAAAAGACGACCTGTAACATTACAGGAGTTAATTCAACAGTTGCAGGAAATGGCTTCTGCGATCTCCGAAAAAACTCCTCGTCATCGACTGAAACGACCGAAAAATCAGTCTCTTGCTCAAGCCACTCGTGCGATCGCACAACTAGCCCATAACGAAAATCTCACAGAAATTGCGAGTGAACTAGAGCAGTTTCTACTTTGTCAATGGTCTGAATTATCCCAAGGTGAAGAGTGGTTAAATTTAGACCAGTTAGTAGCATATTGGTCTGGCGTAAAGTCAACAGATGCAATTGAGCCTACTAATGCTGAATCAACAACATCTACCCACGACCGCGTGGGCGTATTTTGGGCGCTGCTACTGCTTTCTGCTCAGTCTAAGGTAGAGTTATCCCAAGAAGAGTTCTACCAAGAAATTAAAATCCGTACTTTCTGTGCGGATGAAGAAGTAAATTTAGAGAGCTTATATAAAGCGTAA
- a CDS encoding LapA family protein, with protein sequence MRQINFLIIFAMCLALVLFSLENTQAVPIQVVQGVQVQAPLCIELIFAMGLGAILAWIFSVWARFQRMLATRSEQRQKRQQEQRIQELEQEVARCKAELEQQNQPANSELLPEATIDAEVLTQSK encoded by the coding sequence ATGCGACAAATTAATTTTTTAATTATTTTTGCGATGTGTTTAGCCTTGGTTTTATTTAGCTTAGAAAATACTCAGGCTGTCCCTATTCAAGTTGTCCAAGGTGTCCAAGTGCAAGCGCCCCTGTGCATTGAACTGATTTTTGCAATGGGTTTGGGAGCGATCCTCGCGTGGATTTTTAGCGTATGGGCAAGGTTCCAGAGGATGCTTGCAACTCGCTCTGAACAACGACAAAAACGTCAGCAAGAACAACGCATTCAGGAATTAGAACAAGAAGTTGCCCGTTGTAAAGCTGAGTTAGAACAACAAAATCAGCCAGCTAATTCTGAGTTATTACCTGAAGCCACAATTGACGCAGAAGTATTAACCCAATCAAAATAA
- a CDS encoding AI-2E family transporter — MRHSNNWQRLLLFGLSGPIIALNIWLISQVFRYFEHLITILTIAAILAFLLNYAVQTLQRFRINRTRAVVIVLLTTLTLFVILGVTLVPSVITQTTELFKQIPEWLKASNENFNKLDDWVAARRLPIDLKIFRDRINSTIEAQVQNAATQAVGWAGILVAGLLDSLLVLVLTFYILLYGDRLWQGIINLLPVQIGLPLTQSLRLNFQNFFISQILLGLFMAGTLTPIFLALRVEFALLFALLIGFAELIPFIGATLGIGIVTILVMLQNFGLAIQVAIACVIMQQIKDNLLAPKLMGDFIGLNPILIFVSLLVGGQIAGLLGIIISVPIAGTIKGTIDNIRQLRSSPEIATQPPVDNRFDI; from the coding sequence ATGCGACATTCAAACAATTGGCAACGCCTATTACTTTTTGGTTTGAGTGGTCCAATTATCGCTCTCAATATCTGGTTGATTTCCCAGGTATTTCGATATTTTGAACACCTAATTACAATTTTAACTATTGCCGCGATTCTAGCTTTTTTATTGAACTATGCAGTTCAAACCTTACAACGGTTTCGCATTAATCGGACTAGAGCGGTAGTGATAGTTTTGCTAACAACGTTAACGCTGTTTGTGATTTTAGGTGTAACTTTAGTACCTAGTGTAATCACCCAAACGACGGAATTATTTAAGCAAATTCCCGAATGGTTAAAGGCTAGTAATGAGAATTTTAATAAATTAGATGATTGGGTGGCGGCTCGTCGTTTACCTATAGATTTGAAGATTTTTCGCGATCGCATTAATAGCACTATTGAAGCTCAAGTACAGAATGCTGCAACTCAGGCTGTAGGATGGGCAGGGATTTTGGTGGCGGGATTGTTAGATTCTTTGTTGGTGCTAGTCTTGACATTTTATATTTTGCTGTATGGCGATCGCCTTTGGCAAGGTATCATTAACCTCTTACCCGTTCAAATCGGATTACCTTTAACTCAATCCCTACGCCTGAACTTTCAGAATTTTTTCATTAGTCAAATTCTCTTAGGATTATTCATGGCGGGGACACTTACTCCAATTTTTTTAGCTTTAAGAGTAGAGTTTGCTTTATTGTTTGCACTATTGATTGGATTTGCGGAATTAATTCCGTTTATTGGTGCAACTTTAGGGATTGGTATAGTAACAATTTTAGTAATGTTGCAAAATTTTGGTTTAGCTATTCAAGTAGCGATCGCTTGCGTGATCATGCAGCAAATTAAAGACAACCTCTTAGCCCCTAAATTAATGGGGGATTTCATCGGCTTAAATCCTATCTTAATTTTTGTCTCCTTATTAGTAGGAGGTCAGATTGCTGGGTTATTAGGAATCATTATTTCAGTGCCAATTGCCGGAACGATTAAAGGCACGATTGATAATATTCGCCAACTGCGCTCCTCACCAGAGATAGCTACTCAACCGCCTGTAGACAATCGCTTTGATATCTAA
- the pdxH gene encoding pyridoxamine 5'-phosphate oxidase, translating to MNKTIADLRKDYTQSGLVETDVDPNPFKQFQKWFDQALAAQLPEPNAMTLATVSQDGKPRARIVLLKNFNEQGFVVYTNYNSQKGQELAQNPWAALIFWWAELERQVRIEGSVEKVAESESDEYFHSRPVGSQLGAWASQQSQVIDNREVLEHQLQELEEIYQNKTIPRPPHWGGYRIVPQAIEFWQGRTNRLHDRLYYSLQEDQTWVIQRLSP from the coding sequence ATGAATAAGACCATTGCTGACCTGCGTAAGGATTATACTCAATCAGGATTAGTAGAAACAGATGTTGACCCTAATCCATTCAAGCAATTTCAAAAGTGGTTTGACCAAGCCTTGGCAGCACAATTGCCTGAACCGAATGCGATGACTTTAGCCACTGTTTCTCAAGATGGCAAACCTAGAGCGAGAATTGTACTACTCAAAAACTTCAATGAACAAGGCTTTGTAGTCTACACTAACTACAACAGCCAAAAGGGTCAAGAACTTGCACAAAATCCTTGGGCGGCTTTAATTTTTTGGTGGGCAGAATTAGAGCGTCAGGTGCGAATTGAAGGAAGTGTAGAAAAAGTTGCTGAATCTGAGTCAGATGAATATTTTCATAGTCGTCCTGTCGGCAGTCAACTTGGTGCTTGGGCATCCCAACAAAGCCAGGTTATTGATAACCGTGAGGTATTAGAGCATCAATTGCAAGAATTAGAAGAAATATATCAAAATAAAACTATTCCTAGACCTCCACATTGGGGAGGTTATCGAATTGTTCCTCAAGCAATTGAATTTTGGCAGGGACGTACTAATAGATTACATGACCGCTTGTATTATTCTTTGCAAGAAGATCAAACTTGGGTAATTCAGCGTCTTTCACCATAA
- a CDS encoding orange carotenoid protein N-terminal domain-containing protein, with the protein MTASNISAYDQGKEALKGFDVDEQLAFLWFVYTKLGSSITPAAPGASGSDIAEGLFNQVKELPHEEQLQVQRDIALNKDTLISREYGSLSPETKLAFWYFLAQGMEKGTIIPMPPNYELSQPAKDLLQELESMDFGRQIDFLRGAVLPMGAEAAGGSDL; encoded by the coding sequence ATGACAGCTAGCAATATCAGTGCATACGATCAAGGGAAAGAAGCTTTAAAAGGTTTCGATGTAGATGAGCAATTAGCTTTCTTGTGGTTTGTTTATACAAAGCTAGGTAGCTCGATTACTCCGGCAGCCCCAGGAGCTTCAGGTAGTGATATTGCTGAGGGACTGTTTAATCAAGTTAAGGAATTGCCCCACGAAGAACAACTGCAAGTTCAACGGGATATCGCTTTAAATAAAGATACTCTCATTAGTCGCGAGTATGGTTCTCTAAGCCCTGAAACCAAACTGGCTTTTTGGTATTTTCTAGCTCAAGGTATGGAAAAGGGTACTATCATTCCTATGCCTCCAAATTATGAACTGTCTCAACCAGCAAAAGATTTGTTGCAAGAGCTAGAGTCGATGGACTTTGGTAGACAAATTGATTTCTTACGCGGTGCAGTATTACCGATGGGCGCTGAAGCGGCTGGTGGTTCTGACCTTTAG
- a CDS encoding DJ-1/PfpI/YhbO family deglycase/protease: MSQNNSNSTKRVAILVEKMVEDSEFQIPYQALKQAGMEVVILGSRMNEQYPGKQGKVSIKPDATTTEARPEYFDAVIIPGGAAPDMMRTNPNTVRFVKEAMTQGKLIAAVCHGPQVLIEADLLRGKNATGFDSIRKDMENAGAKYYDEPIVVDGNLITSRRPGDLAIFTTAILSRLGYGGKEAALPHENDITAEWWKLANAWGGSTKGEIVQGLNTALAGERYSREAFDNYAQKASTVDARSLFQEIAQNKQHHIQMLEARLDAFSEKPSLQAKAAETIAKINEALKGSDEIALLRRALGDIQTGVVDTYYLRNMLTDPITVALLAEIEVDLAQYEQRVAQIYHSIIGAQPAQAAKPTSAAAMG; this comes from the coding sequence ATGAGCCAAAATAATTCTAATAGCACCAAACGAGTTGCTATTCTTGTAGAAAAAATGGTTGAAGACTCCGAGTTTCAAATTCCATATCAAGCCCTCAAACAAGCAGGAATGGAAGTTGTTATACTCGGTTCGCGGATGAACGAACAATATCCTGGTAAACAAGGCAAAGTTTCAATTAAACCAGATGCTACCACTACCGAAGCGCGTCCTGAGTATTTCGATGCAGTGATCATCCCTGGCGGTGCTGCTCCTGATATGATGCGTACTAATCCCAACACAGTACGCTTTGTCAAAGAAGCTATGACACAAGGCAAACTAATTGCTGCTGTTTGTCATGGACCACAAGTTTTAATTGAAGCAGATTTGCTCAGAGGTAAAAACGCTACTGGCTTTGATTCCATCCGCAAGGATATGGAAAATGCAGGCGCTAAATATTATGATGAGCCAATCGTAGTGGATGGCAATTTAATCACTTCCCGTCGTCCAGGCGACTTAGCGATTTTCACTACAGCGATACTTTCCCGCCTGGGTTATGGTGGTAAAGAAGCAGCATTACCCCATGAAAATGATATAACAGCCGAATGGTGGAAACTGGCTAATGCTTGGGGTGGTTCAACTAAGGGAGAAATTGTCCAAGGTTTAAATACAGCCTTAGCAGGTGAGCGTTATTCACGGGAAGCATTTGATAATTATGCCCAAAAAGCATCTACAGTAGATGCGCGTTCATTATTCCAAGAAATTGCTCAAAATAAACAGCATCACATCCAAATGTTAGAAGCACGTCTTGATGCTTTTAGCGAAAAACCTTCCTTACAAGCAAAAGCTGCGGAGACTATTGCCAAAATCAACGAGGCACTCAAAGGAAGTGATGAAATAGCCTTGCTACGTCGCGCCTTGGGAGATATCCAAACAGGTGTTGTTGATACCTACTACCTGCGAAATATGTTAACTGATCCAATAACAGTAGCACTGCTTGCCGAAATAGAAGTAGATTTGGCGCAGTACGAGCAACGGGTAGCTCAAATCTATCATTCCATAATTGGCGCACAACCAGCCCAAGCAGCTAAACCAACTTCTGCGGCTGCGATGGGATAG
- a CDS encoding DUF6335 family protein gives MTKKQDQDFIETTDEEVIEDLPQEITESYGTGVHSEPGFNLGGHSLRDEMDQYNATSPKLTGGDVDAAWDQAAMVGDEAVGGTVATPDQNIVDELGAAVGLEMDDRTFLRTNEILEQRDDRRWELDPTSSEDYQERRD, from the coding sequence ATGACAAAAAAACAAGATCAAGACTTTATAGAAACCACTGACGAAGAAGTTATTGAAGATTTACCACAAGAAATTACTGAATCTTATGGAACTGGCGTTCATTCAGAGCCAGGTTTCAATCTGGGTGGACACAGTTTGCGCGATGAAATGGATCAATACAACGCTACCAGTCCTAAGTTAACTGGTGGTGATGTCGATGCTGCTTGGGATCAAGCAGCAATGGTAGGTGATGAAGCCGTTGGTGGAACTGTTGCCACACCAGATCAAAATATTGTTGATGAATTGGGCGCGGCTGTTGGTTTAGAAATGGATGATCGAACTTTTCTGCGTACAAATGAAATTTTAGAACAACGCGATGATCGCAGGTGGGAATTAGACCCCACATCTTCTGAAGATTACCAAGAACGCCGAGATTAA
- a CDS encoding pentapeptide repeat-containing protein, with translation MKINNILAITTILTTIGLAIPVQAAQTEDLVNLLQSNNCPVCNLSGANLSGAHLAGADLRNANLAGANLEGANLEGADLAGANLEGANLTGVFASDASFFLANLNNANVKDAHLVSAELTGANLAGTNVREANLLGVNFR, from the coding sequence ATGAAAATTAACAACATTCTCGCTATTACAACTATATTGACCACAATTGGTTTAGCAATTCCTGTTCAAGCCGCTCAAACCGAGGATCTCGTCAACTTACTACAAAGTAATAATTGCCCTGTTTGTAATTTATCGGGAGCAAATTTAAGTGGCGCTCATTTAGCTGGTGCTGATCTGCGGAATGCTAACTTAGCAGGTGCTAATTTAGAAGGCGCTAATTTAGAAGGCGCAGACTTAGCAGGTGCTAATTTGGAAGGCGCAAACTTAACTGGAGTTTTTGCTAGTGATGCCAGTTTTTTCTTGGCGAATTTAAATAATGCAAATGTGAAGGATGCTCATTTGGTCAGTGCTGAATTAACTGGTGCTAACCTTGCTGGTACTAACGTTAGGGAAGCAAATTTATTAGGAGTCAATTTTAGGTAG
- a CDS encoding HD domain-containing protein: MILSNRFIEAVAFANELHASQKRKGSDIPYIAHLLAVSSIVLEHGGSEDEAIAALLHDAIEDQGGDATRTEILRRFGETVTDIVNGCTDSDTTPKPPWRQRKEAYIEHIPTASQSVRLVSAADKLHNSRSILNDYYIVGESVWNRFQGGKEGSLWYYRSLVKAFRQAEVTPLIEELDRVVTKLEELAAK, translated from the coding sequence ATGATACTTTCAAACCGTTTTATTGAAGCTGTTGCTTTTGCGAACGAATTACACGCAAGCCAAAAGCGCAAAGGTAGTGATATTCCTTATATTGCTCACTTATTAGCTGTTAGCAGTATTGTTTTAGAACATGGAGGCTCTGAAGATGAAGCGATCGCAGCTTTACTCCATGATGCCATAGAAGACCAAGGCGGTGATGCTACACGCACAGAAATTCTTCGCCGTTTTGGGGAAACTGTCACAGATATAGTTAATGGTTGCACTGACTCGGATACTACGCCAAAACCTCCTTGGCGACAACGCAAGGAGGCATATATTGAGCATATTCCCACCGCCTCTCAATCTGTGCGTTTGGTTTCTGCTGCTGATAAACTCCACAATTCTCGCTCAATTCTCAATGATTATTACATTGTCGGAGAATCAGTTTGGAACCGCTTTCAAGGAGGCAAAGAAGGTTCACTTTGGTATTATCGTTCCTTAGTTAAAGCATTCCGTCAAGCAGAAGTAACACCTCTAATAGAAGAATTAGATCGAGTTGTTACCAAATTAGAAGAATTAGCAGCTAAGTAG
- a CDS encoding NAD(P)/FAD-dependent oxidoreductase yields the protein MTQPSARICILGGGFGGLYTALRLSQLPWEKSQKPEIILVDHSDRFLFTPFLYELLTGELQTWEIAPPFSEILANTGIRFCQGVVAGIDVEAKQVYLEDGNQLAYDRIVLALGGKTPLNMVSGASEYAIPFRAIPDAYRLEERLRYLEESEADKIRIAIVGAGYSGVELACKLAERLKTRGRLRLIELSDQILRTSPEFNREAARKALEERGVWIDLETSVESIGKDYISLEYKGQVDTIPVDVVLWTVGTEVTPVVNTLPLKQNQRGQLVTTPTLQAVDYPDIFALGDLADCRDAEGQQVPATAQAAFQQSDFAAWNIWASLTNRPLLPFRYQNLGEMMTLGMDNATLSGLGLKLEGNLAYIARRLAYLYRMPSLNHQLKVGFNWIAQPLLKFLSS from the coding sequence ATGACTCAGCCATCCGCACGTATTTGTATTCTCGGAGGAGGCTTTGGGGGTCTTTATACTGCCCTGCGCTTAAGCCAACTACCTTGGGAAAAATCCCAAAAACCTGAAATAATCTTAGTAGATCATAGCGATCGCTTTTTATTTACCCCGTTTCTCTATGAACTATTAACGGGAGAACTGCAAACTTGGGAAATTGCCCCACCGTTTTCTGAAATCTTGGCTAATACAGGTATACGCTTCTGTCAGGGAGTTGTAGCTGGGATTGATGTAGAAGCAAAGCAAGTATATTTAGAAGATGGTAATCAACTAGCTTACGATCGCATAGTTTTAGCATTAGGCGGAAAAACACCCTTAAATATGGTATCAGGAGCAAGCGAGTATGCTATTCCTTTTCGTGCCATTCCCGATGCTTATCGCTTAGAAGAACGTCTGCGATATTTAGAAGAATCAGAAGCAGATAAAATTCGCATCGCAATCGTTGGGGCTGGTTATAGCGGGGTAGAGTTAGCTTGTAAATTGGCAGAACGTCTGAAAACACGGGGAAGGTTGCGCTTAATTGAACTCAGCGATCAAATTCTCCGCACTTCCCCAGAGTTTAACCGCGAAGCTGCACGAAAAGCTTTAGAAGAACGCGGAGTTTGGATAGATTTAGAAACCTCCGTTGAGTCAATTGGAAAAGACTATATTTCACTTGAATACAAAGGACAGGTAGATACTATTCCTGTTGATGTAGTGCTGTGGACAGTTGGTACAGAAGTTACACCAGTAGTTAATACACTACCACTCAAGCAAAATCAACGCGGTCAGTTAGTTACTACGCCAACTCTGCAAGCTGTTGATTATCCAGATATTTTTGCTTTGGGAGATTTAGCAGATTGTCGGGATGCTGAAGGGCAACAAGTACCCGCAACCGCTCAAGCTGCTTTTCAACAGTCGGATTTTGCTGCTTGGAATATCTGGGCTTCGCTAACTAATCGCCCGTTATTACCTTTCCGCTATCAAAATTTAGGGGAAATGATGACTTTAGGGATGGATAATGCTACGTTGTCTGGTTTGGGATTAAAGCTAGAGGGTAATCTTGCTTATATTGCTCGGCGGTTAGCTTATCTATATCGGATGCCGTCGCTTAATCATCAATTGAAGGTTGGCTTTAATTGGATTGCTCAACCGTTGCTGAAATTTTTAAGTTCGTGA